Proteins found in one Legionella pneumophila subsp. pascullei genomic segment:
- a CDS encoding ABC transporter transmembrane domain-containing protein: MSAKPINSIFDVLDRQTISSIAMISVIISLLSLSIPIAAQTLVNLIAFGKLLQPVITLSFMVLILMLALGALHIWQIVIIEVIQQKLMVKVSLHLTRHFTHLSLDNFSTHHGPELVNRFFEIVTIKKSLASLLLYGINLGLQLLFGLLLILIYHPLFLLFDIFIIFGIVLIIFIPYKKALDSAKKECAEKHVVGAWLEEILINRYLFRFNLYHRYVTQQTDKKLVAFLKARNTHFKQLIKHQIGFYTLSALASSLLLGLGGYLVINNQLSLGQLVAAEIVLGALIYSFKRFGALLENYYDLVASENKIDAVLNLSLEQVKEDEHGELFSPINSIQLEMDSKNKALITVDKPLLVFSEKSDLCRSFIEQLLGFRDPVTLQVLINGIPCAKRNLISLRRFSLLIAEPQWFTGSIYDNLALNHRNMSGKVIIEQLKNVGLADKVIQLPEGIHTILYEWQDVFTSVEITKLMLVRAILLQPELIVIDRAFDIFNYQEVNDMVGLLLTLKNTLIVIVSQHSDFNHLNNRLVIPS; this comes from the coding sequence ATGAGTGCAAAACCAATTAATTCAATTTTTGATGTATTAGATCGTCAAACAATCTCATCCATCGCGATGATTAGTGTTATTATTAGCTTACTGTCATTGAGCATCCCTATTGCTGCTCAAACACTTGTGAATTTAATCGCTTTTGGCAAGCTATTACAGCCTGTCATTACTTTAAGTTTTATGGTATTGATTTTGATGCTGGCTTTAGGAGCCCTCCATATATGGCAAATTGTAATTATTGAGGTAATCCAGCAAAAACTGATGGTTAAAGTCAGCTTACATTTGACACGACACTTTACTCATTTATCACTAGATAATTTTTCAACACACCATGGACCAGAATTGGTCAATCGCTTTTTTGAAATCGTGACCATCAAAAAATCATTGGCGAGTTTATTGTTATATGGCATAAATTTGGGCTTACAACTTCTTTTTGGACTATTACTGATACTAATTTATCATCCTCTTTTCCTTTTGTTTGATATTTTTATCATTTTTGGCATTGTACTTATCATTTTCATCCCCTACAAAAAAGCATTAGACAGCGCCAAAAAGGAATGCGCTGAAAAGCACGTCGTGGGCGCCTGGCTAGAGGAAATTTTGATTAACCGGTATCTGTTCCGTTTTAATTTATATCACCGCTATGTGACCCAACAAACGGATAAAAAGCTGGTTGCTTTTTTAAAAGCAAGAAATACCCATTTTAAACAGCTTATCAAACATCAAATCGGTTTTTACACACTCTCTGCCTTGGCGAGCAGTCTTTTATTGGGGCTAGGGGGATATCTTGTTATTAATAATCAGTTAAGTTTGGGGCAGTTGGTTGCGGCAGAAATTGTTTTAGGCGCTCTGATATACTCGTTTAAACGTTTCGGTGCCCTTTTAGAAAATTATTATGATTTGGTTGCCTCAGAAAATAAAATCGATGCAGTGCTTAACCTGTCACTTGAACAGGTGAAAGAGGATGAGCACGGTGAGTTATTTTCTCCAATTAATAGTATCCAGTTAGAGATGGACAGCAAGAATAAGGCATTGATAACTGTTGATAAGCCTTTATTGGTGTTTTCGGAAAAATCGGATTTATGCCGATCTTTTATTGAACAATTGTTAGGATTTCGAGATCCTGTTACCCTTCAGGTTCTTATTAATGGGATTCCTTGTGCCAAGAGAAACCTCATTTCTCTGCGTCGTTTTAGTTTATTGATTGCAGAGCCCCAGTGGTTTACTGGGAGCATTTATGACAATTTGGCACTCAATCATCGCAATATGTCTGGCAAAGTCATTATTGAGCAATTAAAAAATGTTGGACTCGCTGATAAAGTGATACAACTGCCGGAAGGTATACACACTATTCTTTATGAGTGGCAGGATGTATTTACTTCAGTTGAAATTACCAAATTGATGCTTGTCAGGGCTATTCTGTTGCAACCTGAATTAATCGTTATTGATCGCGCTTTTGACATTTTTAACTACCAGGAAGTCAATGATATGGTGGGATTGTTATTGACATTAAAAAATACGCTGATAGTAATCGTGAGCCAACATTCTGATTTTAACCATTTAAACAACCGTCTGGTGATTCCCTCATGA
- a CDS encoding DUF2309 domain-containing protein — translation MNNLTAINPKIKNDIKTKHSNYKLDNDEVAIRAMVNNVAKQITPVWPLEKFIACNPLHGFESLSFEEAVLQNQTAKKGVPFNEKLERVNWHMIKWCGSFLDIGQGTIEMPHRDKGLYFGFLKLAPFDSTLHQNNKSTKAWLANLPEMPEQAIRLCLDKLGILIKEQEKFLQTTLSHLPGWAGYIKWISEWKNRTGKEENPVSLVDFLAVRLVLTCLLWPEAAQEEKKKEKNNPDAKKIIEKIKNKEDVYRQLLLNKLLPELNQIHLKPKRPDAQMVFCIDVRSEPFRRSIEKLGDYETLGFAGFFGLPVSITDYDNEKKKDSCPVLLKPRFSIYEKPVAANEHCIEHHKKGKAFKKHISRVYQQLKYNFSTPFTLVESLGIWCGITMLLKSCIPLFARRLYKDFDELICPPIQTQPVFELDLFDQEVGISLKEQTAYAEMTLRLMGLTDNFAKLIIFCGHGSSTQNNPYASALDCGACGGNQGGKNAQLLASILNKTAVRRALAENGINIPQDTVFYGAQHDTTTDEVEIYYSNVSQLIHQDILKQLRMDLKAAQHNNNLERINQLKATAPAQKDIARRSADWSETRPEWGLARNAAFIIAPRQLTKNINLEGRCFLHSYDWSQDKEGALLETILTAPMVVAQWINTQYLFSTIDNVAYGSGSKITHNVTGKIGVMQGNGSDLMHGLPLQSVMSNDDTPFHEPQRLLTIAYAPREIVSALIEKQDVLKTLFFNEWVHLVVIDPRNHLFYRLEKTNTWTLIQ, via the coding sequence ATGAATAACCTTACAGCAATAAACCCGAAGATCAAGAACGATATTAAGACGAAGCATTCCAACTACAAACTAGATAATGATGAAGTGGCCATACGGGCCATGGTGAACAATGTTGCCAAACAAATTACACCGGTATGGCCTCTGGAAAAATTTATAGCCTGCAATCCATTACATGGTTTTGAATCCTTGTCCTTTGAAGAGGCGGTGCTGCAAAACCAGACCGCAAAAAAAGGCGTACCGTTCAATGAAAAACTGGAAAGAGTCAATTGGCACATGATCAAATGGTGTGGGAGCTTTCTGGACATTGGACAAGGTACTATCGAAATGCCTCATCGTGATAAGGGTTTATATTTTGGCTTTTTAAAGCTAGCCCCCTTTGACAGCACACTGCATCAAAACAATAAATCAACAAAAGCCTGGTTAGCAAATTTGCCAGAAATGCCTGAACAAGCAATTCGGCTTTGCCTTGACAAACTTGGGATATTAATTAAAGAACAAGAAAAGTTTCTCCAAACTACTTTGTCTCACTTGCCTGGATGGGCTGGGTATATTAAATGGATAAGCGAGTGGAAAAATCGCACAGGTAAAGAAGAAAATCCAGTAAGTCTTGTCGATTTTCTTGCGGTAAGACTTGTGTTGACATGCCTATTGTGGCCAGAGGCTGCTCAAGAAGAAAAAAAAAAAGAAAAAAATAATCCCGATGCTAAAAAGATTATTGAAAAAATAAAAAACAAAGAAGACGTGTACAGGCAATTGCTTTTAAACAAGCTTTTGCCTGAATTAAACCAAATTCATCTAAAACCTAAAAGACCCGATGCGCAAATGGTCTTTTGTATTGATGTCCGTTCAGAACCGTTTCGACGTTCTATAGAAAAACTAGGTGATTATGAGACTTTGGGATTTGCAGGGTTCTTTGGTTTGCCTGTTAGCATCACCGATTATGACAATGAGAAGAAAAAAGATTCTTGTCCTGTCCTGTTAAAACCACGTTTCAGTATTTATGAAAAACCCGTTGCTGCAAATGAGCATTGCATAGAGCATCACAAGAAAGGCAAAGCGTTTAAAAAACACATAAGTCGAGTCTATCAACAATTAAAATATAATTTTTCAACACCATTTACCTTAGTGGAATCTTTAGGAATTTGGTGTGGAATTACTATGCTCCTCAAATCATGTATCCCTCTTTTCGCCAGACGTCTATACAAAGACTTTGATGAATTAATATGCCCTCCCATTCAAACACAGCCAGTATTTGAATTGGATTTATTTGACCAAGAGGTGGGGATCTCACTTAAAGAACAAACTGCCTATGCCGAAATGACACTGAGACTAATGGGGCTTACTGATAATTTCGCTAAACTGATTATATTCTGTGGTCATGGCAGCTCTACTCAAAATAATCCCTATGCTTCAGCTCTCGATTGCGGTGCCTGCGGTGGAAATCAAGGCGGGAAAAATGCGCAATTACTGGCTTCCATTCTTAATAAAACAGCAGTAAGAAGAGCATTAGCCGAAAACGGAATCAATATCCCTCAAGATACAGTGTTTTATGGTGCTCAACATGACACAACAACTGATGAAGTTGAAATTTATTATTCCAATGTTAGTCAACTCATACATCAAGACATCCTGAAGCAGCTCAGAATGGACTTAAAGGCAGCTCAGCACAATAATAATTTGGAACGGATCAACCAATTAAAGGCTACAGCCCCTGCCCAGAAAGATATTGCACGCCGAAGCGCGGATTGGTCAGAAACTCGGCCGGAATGGGGCCTTGCTCGCAATGCCGCATTCATCATAGCTCCTCGTCAATTGACAAAGAACATTAATCTGGAAGGTCGTTGCTTCTTGCATTCTTATGACTGGAGCCAGGATAAAGAGGGTGCCTTGCTTGAAACCATCTTAACCGCCCCCATGGTAGTTGCCCAATGGATTAATACGCAATATTTATTTTCAACCATCGATAACGTCGCTTATGGCAGTGGCAGCAAAATTACCCATAATGTCACAGGGAAAATAGGAGTCATGCAAGGAAATGGCAGTGATTTGATGCATGGATTACCACTGCAATCCGTAATGAGCAATGACGACACCCCCTTTCATGAGCCACAACGCCTGTTGACTATAGCCTATGCGCCTCGCGAAATCGTCAGTGCATTAATTGAAAAACAAGACGTCTTAAAAACCTTGTTTTTTAATGAATGGGTTCATTTAGTGGTGATTGATCCCAGAAATCACTTGTTTTACAGGCTGGAGAAAACCAATACATGGACTTTAATTCAGTGA
- a CDS encoding efflux RND transporter periplasmic adaptor subunit has product MKLHAYTMISKLPNPQKIGKIIFTVFVIIILFLSFTPWQQFALGNGKVIAFSPTERQHTVNSPITGRIKKWYVDEGMRINPGDPIVDITDNDPELLSRLEVEKKAILLRIEAAKQAIVAGKANVDRQKKLYEQGINSKRQYELAQIEYAKYQNELAQANIDKVNVDVRISRQKTQIIKAHVAGIIFRRLTGQESVVVNAGDVLAQILPETESRAVELWIDGNDIPFVRLNQKARLQFEGWPAIQFRGWPEIAVGTFGGTVSFIDPTDNGFGLFRVVIVPNEPWPSTRFLRQGVRVHGWVQLGQVPLWYELWRQYNGFPPESDRENKAS; this is encoded by the coding sequence ATGAAACTGCATGCTTATACAATGATAAGTAAACTGCCTAATCCTCAAAAAATAGGGAAAATAATTTTCACCGTCTTTGTTATCATTATTCTTTTTTTGAGTTTTACTCCATGGCAACAATTTGCATTGGGTAATGGCAAAGTCATTGCCTTTTCACCAACAGAGAGACAACACACCGTTAATTCTCCTATTACTGGACGAATAAAGAAGTGGTATGTCGATGAAGGCATGCGTATCAACCCAGGGGATCCAATAGTCGATATTACTGATAATGACCCGGAACTTTTGTCACGTCTTGAAGTAGAGAAAAAAGCAATTTTGCTTCGCATAGAGGCAGCCAAACAAGCGATTGTTGCAGGCAAAGCTAATGTTGACAGACAAAAAAAATTGTATGAACAGGGAATTAATTCGAAAAGACAATATGAATTGGCCCAAATTGAATACGCAAAATACCAAAATGAGCTGGCGCAGGCGAACATTGATAAAGTGAATGTTGATGTTCGTATCTCCCGTCAAAAAACGCAAATTATTAAAGCTCATGTTGCCGGGATTATTTTTAGGCGTTTGACTGGTCAAGAAAGTGTCGTTGTGAATGCTGGCGACGTATTGGCGCAAATTCTCCCGGAAACGGAATCTCGTGCTGTTGAGCTATGGATTGATGGGAATGATATTCCTTTCGTGCGTCTCAATCAAAAAGCACGGTTACAATTTGAAGGATGGCCTGCTATTCAATTTCGCGGATGGCCAGAAATTGCAGTGGGAACATTTGGGGGAACAGTCTCCTTTATAGACCCCACAGATAATGGATTTGGCTTATTTCGGGTCGTTATTGTTCCTAACGAACCTTGGCCTAGTACGCGTTTTTTAAGGCAAGGAGTACGAGTTCATGGGTGGGTCCAATTGGGTCAAGTTCCTTTATGGTATGAGCTTTGGCGTCAGTATAATGGGTTTCCCCCCGAAAGCGATCGTGAGAATAAAGCATCATGA
- a CDS encoding proton-conducting transporter membrane subunit: protein MEQFLNGLSISIMLSPLLAIFLYILLGKKRNILATYYSTAFIGIGFVLSLLALILSSRAANQNSFFLFNVNTLSLLLTTLILFISFIIHRFSMRYMHGDRNYRRYFFNLSSITLSTVVMALADNILLFWFAWTASNLLLINLMVHKSQWKAAYNSGLLALKALLPGSLFLLTALSILFSTNHTMSIEILTSKASNESSVAVAIALGFIVLAAMAQSAIWPFHRWLMSSLNSPTPVSALMHAGLVNGGGFLVVKFAPLFVTYDNLLAILFIFGAVTAFLGSVWKLLQWNIKSMLACSTMAQMGFMMMQCGLGLFPAAIAHLCWHGLFKSYLFLNSGSVIQQNKYQLISRPKKWKALVIAIVGGIVGAYGFALITGKPILSLQTTSFLLGFAFITGTQLTLSLIAQEQQLKKVVMTLMLVFTIGIFYGASIHLVESVLPAFKNLPDYQLNAPQGLTLIIFFIIWIVFNLGVFKKIQETKIWDWFYVQMFNASAPHSKTITTNRSTYYY, encoded by the coding sequence GTGGAACAATTTTTAAATGGGCTATCGATTTCCATCATGCTATCGCCCCTGTTAGCAATATTTCTGTATATCTTGTTAGGAAAGAAAAGGAACATCCTGGCAACATACTACAGCACCGCATTTATAGGTATTGGCTTTGTTTTGAGCCTTTTAGCACTAATTCTTTCTTCACGCGCTGCAAACCAAAACAGCTTTTTTTTATTTAATGTTAACACGCTGAGCTTGTTGTTGACCACATTGATACTGTTTATCAGTTTTATTATTCACCGTTTTTCCATGCGCTACATGCATGGGGACAGGAACTACAGACGATACTTTTTCAATCTATCGTCAATTACGTTAAGCACAGTCGTAATGGCTTTGGCAGACAACATCCTGTTGTTTTGGTTTGCCTGGACAGCAAGTAATCTACTCTTGATTAATCTGATGGTACACAAATCACAGTGGAAGGCAGCCTATAACTCAGGGCTATTGGCTCTGAAAGCATTACTACCAGGAAGTCTTTTTCTTCTCACCGCACTGAGCATACTGTTTTCAACCAATCACACGATGTCCATTGAAATATTAACTAGCAAAGCAAGCAACGAATCGTCTGTCGCTGTTGCGATTGCGCTTGGATTTATTGTCCTGGCAGCGATGGCCCAATCAGCCATCTGGCCCTTTCACCGCTGGTTAATGAGCTCTTTAAATTCGCCAACGCCAGTATCCGCTTTGATGCATGCCGGTTTAGTCAATGGAGGTGGATTTCTGGTCGTGAAATTCGCTCCCCTGTTTGTGACATACGATAATTTATTAGCCATATTATTTATTTTCGGTGCGGTAACCGCATTCTTAGGCAGCGTCTGGAAGTTATTGCAATGGAATATCAAAAGCATGCTTGCTTGTTCCACCATGGCACAAATGGGCTTTATGATGATGCAATGTGGGCTAGGTCTTTTCCCGGCCGCTATCGCCCATCTATGCTGGCACGGCTTGTTTAAATCCTATCTTTTTCTCAACTCAGGTTCTGTTATTCAACAAAACAAATATCAACTCATATCGCGCCCTAAAAAATGGAAAGCCTTAGTGATTGCCATCGTTGGCGGGATTGTTGGAGCCTATGGTTTTGCCCTAATTACTGGGAAGCCTATCCTATCCCTGCAGACTACTAGCTTTCTTTTAGGGTTTGCATTCATCACTGGAACTCAGCTCACCCTAAGCTTGATTGCGCAAGAACAGCAACTTAAAAAAGTAGTTATGACCCTCATGTTGGTTTTTACAATTGGAATTTTTTACGGCGCAAGTATACATCTTGTTGAATCCGTTTTACCTGCTTTCAAGAACCTTCCTGATTACCAATTAAATGCACCACAAGGCTTAACGCTGATCATTTTCTTTATTATCTGGATTGTATTCAACCTAGGAGTATTCAAAAAAATACAAGAAACAAAAATTTGGGATTGGTTTTACGTGCAAATGTTCAATGCAAGTGCTCCCCATTCCAAAACCATTACAACCAATCGCAGCACTTACTACTATTAA
- a CDS encoding LysR substrate-binding domain-containing protein: protein MSIDTITLQCFLAVAETQSFTKAAQRVGRTQSAISQQIAKLENLIEKPLINRGRELSLTTDGEIFLGYAKRIYELHRESLDRFKAPELQGEIRFGLPEDFASIILSDVLVEFSRLHPRVLLNVECDLTLNLIERFNEGKFDLILIKTTQQQVGAECVHVCTEPVEWIGKKELLPLVDKPGPIPLVLSPTPCVYRGNVIDALDKNHIDWRLVYSSASYAGKMAAVRAGLGITAIQRSMIPNYLERLDYDILPVLNDVHVSLLKKSESNKVIESLEFFILQKLKH, encoded by the coding sequence ATGTCAATTGATACTATAACCTTACAATGCTTTCTGGCAGTAGCTGAAACTCAAAGCTTTACCAAGGCAGCACAGCGGGTTGGTCGCACCCAATCGGCCATCAGCCAACAAATTGCCAAATTGGAAAATCTGATTGAAAAACCTTTAATTAATCGTGGACGTGAACTATCTCTGACTACGGATGGTGAAATTTTTTTAGGCTATGCCAAACGCATTTATGAGCTGCATCGAGAATCTCTCGATCGTTTTAAAGCGCCCGAGTTACAAGGTGAAATCCGCTTCGGTTTACCTGAAGACTTTGCCAGTATTATTTTATCGGATGTCCTTGTTGAATTTTCAAGATTACATCCTCGTGTACTGTTGAATGTGGAATGTGATTTAACTTTGAATCTCATTGAGCGTTTTAATGAAGGCAAATTTGACTTAATTCTCATTAAAACGACTCAGCAGCAGGTTGGTGCTGAGTGTGTCCATGTTTGTACGGAACCCGTTGAGTGGATAGGAAAAAAAGAATTATTACCTCTTGTAGACAAACCAGGTCCAATCCCCTTAGTGCTTTCACCAACACCTTGTGTTTACCGGGGCAATGTGATTGATGCTCTGGATAAAAACCATATTGATTGGCGCCTGGTTTACAGTAGCGCAAGTTATGCGGGAAAAATGGCCGCTGTTCGCGCTGGGTTGGGGATCACTGCTATTCAGCGCAGCATGATCCCTAACTATCTTGAACGGCTTGATTACGATATTCTTCCAGTTTTGAATGATGTGCATGTTTCTTTATTAAAAAAGAGTGAAAGCAATAAAGTGATTGAATCGCTTGAATTTTTTATATTGCAAAAATTAAAGCACTAA